Proteins encoded together in one Rana temporaria chromosome 6, aRanTem1.1, whole genome shotgun sequence window:
- the ATXN2L gene encoding ataxin-2-like protein isoform X2 gives MIKQQPAPANRKPASSAMAVSSPGSPNGNPLPPARSQDRAGTGRGRSIVKGLQPPVFEGVYNNSRMLHFLTAVVGSTCDVKVKNGTTYQGVFKTLSSKFELAVDAVHKKTGEQPVGPKREDIVDTMIFKHSDVVLVHFHNVDFNYATKDKFTDSAIATNSKVNGEHKDKVLMRWDGGETNPDDYDLESDMSNGWDANDMFKFNEDNYGVKTTYDSSLSSYTVPLEKDNSDEFRQREARATQLAREIESSPQYRARIAIENDDGRTDEEKHSSVQRPSSDRDSPSFGSREAKYVPLPQRVRDGSRGGLRTNSSRGGRSGMGPLPSRSTPQHYPETSSSPVSEQRNINGGYSKMSPKAQRPMRGSKTMSSPSSRPIEVSTSPSAASRVYTPLSPKSVSSASSMDSSSQASTPDSRPAAETNVIKPSSPKAAAPATIGEGKEIQVSVVKEPSRTLEQTAPSDVKPPPKVLQTEQKRNQLDELRKFGAEFRLQPSACPEPNVESFPPRQKEPLETKILKQEGPASDGTEPQDLGQKVPEPVEEVKEDRVCEIIEPLEEAGSPAGKTEVEEKEEPVVYDQVKKSTLNPNAKEFNPKSLLAVNKATSTPTSPGPRNHSTTTTIPMQSGVYSPYLPYIHQIHMSPAVQAPQMYQYPVSNSVPGQQGKYRAKGPTQRAEQQNAAPPIMQAAAAAGPPLVAATPYSSYISYSPQQFPGQPTMMQPMAHYASQPMFAQMLQGNPRMLTSGNHPQALVSSSNPQYQQTDQPTPQTLYAAVQSYSHHAAQMHPQPSSTPTQSQQQSQHANPSPVQSLYSTIYIQQYSPNSMEDRREEMPYLESEEECVHHQGGQPPHLGSGQPQQNLYHTATLTATPPSMTPGPTAQSPQSSYTQQAVYAIHAHQQLQHSFTNMSHVAQAHVQSGITGPPSHPGGPHQQHPGGPHQVMLLHPSQTHAAPPQGGVQQTGVSTPSPYTYISHHQVQSHPSQQLPFHPPGN, from the exons TTTGAGCTGGCTGTTGATGCTGTGCACAAGAAGACGGGCGAGCAACCCGTGGGGCCAAAGCGTGAGGACATTGTGGACACCATGATATTCAAACACTCCGATGTTGTGCTCGTTCACTTCCACAATGTGGACTTCAATTATGCCACGAAAG ATAAGTTTACAGATTCCGCCATTGCCACGAACTCTAAAGTGAACGGGGAACACAAGGATAAGGTTCTAATGCGCTGGGATGGAGGAGAGACTAACCCCGATGATTATGACCTGGAGTCAGACATG tccAATGGATGGGATGCCAATGATATGTTTAAATTTAATGAAGACAACTATGGAGTGAAGACAACTTATGACAGTAGCCTGTCCTCTTACAC GGTGCCTCTAGAAAAGGATAACTCAGATGAGTTCAGGCAGCGGGAGGCGAGGGCTACCCAGCTTGCCCGCGAGATTGAATCAAGCCCACAGTACAGAGCGCGGATCGCCATAGAAAACGATGATGGCAGAACGGACGAGGAGAAGCACAGCAGTGTCCAGCGTCCTTCCTCTGACCGGGACAGCCCAAGCTTTGGATCCCG GGAAGCGAAGTACGTTCCTCTGCCTCAGCGTGTGAGGGACGGATCACGTGGTGGACTCCGAACAAACTCTTCTAGGGGTGGAAGATCGGGGATGGGCCCCTTGCCTTCTCGTAGTACTCCGCAGCATTATCCAGAAACCAGTTCCAGTCCTGTGTCTGAGCAAAGAAACATCAATGGAG ggtATTCAAAGATGTCTCCCAAAGCGCAGCGCCCGATGAGGGGTAGCAAGACCATGTCCTCCCCATCCAGCCGTCCTATAGAAGTATCCACTTCCCCTTCAG CTGCCTCCCGTGTTTACACACCTCTGTCTCCTAAATCGGTCTCGTCTGCCAGTTCTATGGACTCCTCTTCTCAAGCTTCTACCCCAGACTCCCGACCTGCAGCAGAAACCAATGTCATCAAACCCAGTTCTCCGAAGGCTGCCGCTCCCGCCACTATTGGGGAAG GTAAAGAGATTCAGGTTTCTGTTGTAAAAGAGCCAAGCCGGACATTGGAGCAGACTGCACCTTCTGATGTCAAGCCGCCTCCTAAAG tgcTGCAAACGGAGCAGAAGAGGAATCAGCTGGATGAACTTCGCAAGTTTGGAGCCGAGTTTCGG ctTCAGCCTAGTGCCTGTCCCGAACCCAATGTGGAATCTTTCCCACCAAGACAAAAAGAGCCCTTGGAAACAAAGATCCTGAAACAAGAGGGGCCTGCCAGCGATGGTACAGAACCCCAAGATTTGGGGCAGAAGGTTCCGGAGCCGGTTGAAGAGGTCAAAGAGGATAGAGTGTGCGAGATTATTGAGCCCCTGGAGGAGGCAGGCAGTCCGGCGGGCAAAACGGAAgtagaggagaaagaggagccaGTCGTGTATGA CCAAGTAAAGAAATCTACCTTGAATCCCAATGCAAAGGAGTTTAATCCCAAGTCCCTTCTGGCAGTG AACAAAGCAACGAGCACGCCCACCTCTCCTGGACCAAGGAATCATTCCACCACCACCACTATCCCAATGCAGAGTGGGGTGTACAGCCCATATCTTCCATATATTCATCAGATTCATATGAGCCCCGCTGTGcag GCTCCTCAAATGTACCAGTACCCTGTGTCCAACTCTGTACCAGGTCAGCAGGGCAAATACAGAGCAAAAG GCCCTACTCAACGAGCTGAGCAGCAAAATGCAGCACCGCCCATCATGCAGGCCGCAGCGGCTGCTGGGCCCCCCCTGGTAGCAGCTACACCATACTCCTCCTACATCTCGTACAGCCCTCAACAGTTCCCAGGGCAGCCAACAATGATGCAGCCCATGGCTCATTATGCATCGCAG CCTATGTTTGCACAGATGCTGCAGGGTAACCCGCGCATGCTGACATCAGGAAACCATCCCCAGGCCTTAGTCTCTTCTTCCAACCCTCAATACCAACAAACAGATCAGCCTACTCCCCAAACCCTCTATG CTGCAGTCCAGTCCTACTCCCATCATGCAGCTCAGATGCACCCACAGCCATCCAGCACCCCTACCCAGAGCCAGCAGCAGTCTCAGCACGCCAATCCCAGCCCTGTGCAG AGCCTGTAtagtacaatatatatacagcagTACAGCCCCAATAGTATGGAAGATAGAAGAGAAGAAATGCCTTACTTGGAGAGTGAGGAGGAGTGTGTCCAT CACCAGGGTGGCCAGCCCCCTCATCTAGGTAGTGGGCAGCCCCAGCAAAATCTCTATCACACAGCAACTCTAACGGCAACCCCACCCTCTATGACCCCCGGACCCACCGCCCAGTCCCCGCAGAGCAGCTACACCCAGCAGGCCGTGTACGCCATCCACGCCCATCAACAGCTTCAGCATAGCTTCACAAACATGTCTCACGTGGCACAG GCTCACGTACAGTCTGGAATAACTGGACCCCCTTCCCACCCTGGTGGCCCTCACCAACAACACCCTGGTGGCCCTCACCAGGTCATGCTCTTACACCCCTCACAGACACATGCTGCTCCCCCACAGGGCGGCGTCCAACAGACAGGTGTGTCCACACCTTCTCCATACACCTATATATCACATCATCAAG ttcagtCCCATCCGTCCCAGCAGCTCCCATTCCACCCACCTGGCAATTGA
- the ATXN2L gene encoding ataxin-2-like protein isoform X1 translates to MIKQQPAPANRKPASSAMAVSSPGSPNGNPLPPARSQDRAGTGRGRSIVKGLQPPVFEGVYNNSRMLHFLTAVVGSTCDVKVKNGTTYQGVFKTLSSKFELAVDAVHKKTGEQPVGPKREDIVDTMIFKHSDVVLVHFHNVDFNYATKDKFTDSAIATNSKVNGEHKDKVLMRWDGGETNPDDYDLESDMSNGWDANDMFKFNEDNYGVKTTYDSSLSSYTVPLEKDNSDEFRQREARATQLAREIESSPQYRARIAIENDDGRTDEEKHSSVQRPSSDRDSPSFGSREAKYVPLPQRVRDGSRGGLRTNSSRGGRSGMGPLPSRSTPQHYPETSSSPVSEQRNINGAGYSKMSPKAQRPMRGSKTMSSPSSRPIEVSTSPSAASRVYTPLSPKSVSSASSMDSSSQASTPDSRPAAETNVIKPSSPKAAAPATIGEGKEIQVSVVKEPSRTLEQTAPSDVKPPPKVLQTEQKRNQLDELRKFGAEFRLQPSACPEPNVESFPPRQKEPLETKILKQEGPASDGTEPQDLGQKVPEPVEEVKEDRVCEIIEPLEEAGSPAGKTEVEEKEEPVVYDQVKKSTLNPNAKEFNPKSLLAVNKATSTPTSPGPRNHSTTTTIPMQSGVYSPYLPYIHQIHMSPAVQAPQMYQYPVSNSVPGQQGKYRAKGPTQRAEQQNAAPPIMQAAAAAGPPLVAATPYSSYISYSPQQFPGQPTMMQPMAHYASQPMFAQMLQGNPRMLTSGNHPQALVSSSNPQYQQTDQPTPQTLYAAVQSYSHHAAQMHPQPSSTPTQSQQQSQHANPSPVQSLYSTIYIQQYSPNSMEDRREEMPYLESEEECVHHQGGQPPHLGSGQPQQNLYHTATLTATPPSMTPGPTAQSPQSSYTQQAVYAIHAHQQLQHSFTNMSHVAQAHVQSGITGPPSHPGGPHQQHPGGPHQVMLLHPSQTHAAPPQGGVQQTGVSTPSPYTYISHHQVQSHPSQQLPFHPPGN, encoded by the exons TTTGAGCTGGCTGTTGATGCTGTGCACAAGAAGACGGGCGAGCAACCCGTGGGGCCAAAGCGTGAGGACATTGTGGACACCATGATATTCAAACACTCCGATGTTGTGCTCGTTCACTTCCACAATGTGGACTTCAATTATGCCACGAAAG ATAAGTTTACAGATTCCGCCATTGCCACGAACTCTAAAGTGAACGGGGAACACAAGGATAAGGTTCTAATGCGCTGGGATGGAGGAGAGACTAACCCCGATGATTATGACCTGGAGTCAGACATG tccAATGGATGGGATGCCAATGATATGTTTAAATTTAATGAAGACAACTATGGAGTGAAGACAACTTATGACAGTAGCCTGTCCTCTTACAC GGTGCCTCTAGAAAAGGATAACTCAGATGAGTTCAGGCAGCGGGAGGCGAGGGCTACCCAGCTTGCCCGCGAGATTGAATCAAGCCCACAGTACAGAGCGCGGATCGCCATAGAAAACGATGATGGCAGAACGGACGAGGAGAAGCACAGCAGTGTCCAGCGTCCTTCCTCTGACCGGGACAGCCCAAGCTTTGGATCCCG GGAAGCGAAGTACGTTCCTCTGCCTCAGCGTGTGAGGGACGGATCACGTGGTGGACTCCGAACAAACTCTTCTAGGGGTGGAAGATCGGGGATGGGCCCCTTGCCTTCTCGTAGTACTCCGCAGCATTATCCAGAAACCAGTTCCAGTCCTGTGTCTGAGCAAAGAAACATCAATGGAG cagggtATTCAAAGATGTCTCCCAAAGCGCAGCGCCCGATGAGGGGTAGCAAGACCATGTCCTCCCCATCCAGCCGTCCTATAGAAGTATCCACTTCCCCTTCAG CTGCCTCCCGTGTTTACACACCTCTGTCTCCTAAATCGGTCTCGTCTGCCAGTTCTATGGACTCCTCTTCTCAAGCTTCTACCCCAGACTCCCGACCTGCAGCAGAAACCAATGTCATCAAACCCAGTTCTCCGAAGGCTGCCGCTCCCGCCACTATTGGGGAAG GTAAAGAGATTCAGGTTTCTGTTGTAAAAGAGCCAAGCCGGACATTGGAGCAGACTGCACCTTCTGATGTCAAGCCGCCTCCTAAAG tgcTGCAAACGGAGCAGAAGAGGAATCAGCTGGATGAACTTCGCAAGTTTGGAGCCGAGTTTCGG ctTCAGCCTAGTGCCTGTCCCGAACCCAATGTGGAATCTTTCCCACCAAGACAAAAAGAGCCCTTGGAAACAAAGATCCTGAAACAAGAGGGGCCTGCCAGCGATGGTACAGAACCCCAAGATTTGGGGCAGAAGGTTCCGGAGCCGGTTGAAGAGGTCAAAGAGGATAGAGTGTGCGAGATTATTGAGCCCCTGGAGGAGGCAGGCAGTCCGGCGGGCAAAACGGAAgtagaggagaaagaggagccaGTCGTGTATGA CCAAGTAAAGAAATCTACCTTGAATCCCAATGCAAAGGAGTTTAATCCCAAGTCCCTTCTGGCAGTG AACAAAGCAACGAGCACGCCCACCTCTCCTGGACCAAGGAATCATTCCACCACCACCACTATCCCAATGCAGAGTGGGGTGTACAGCCCATATCTTCCATATATTCATCAGATTCATATGAGCCCCGCTGTGcag GCTCCTCAAATGTACCAGTACCCTGTGTCCAACTCTGTACCAGGTCAGCAGGGCAAATACAGAGCAAAAG GCCCTACTCAACGAGCTGAGCAGCAAAATGCAGCACCGCCCATCATGCAGGCCGCAGCGGCTGCTGGGCCCCCCCTGGTAGCAGCTACACCATACTCCTCCTACATCTCGTACAGCCCTCAACAGTTCCCAGGGCAGCCAACAATGATGCAGCCCATGGCTCATTATGCATCGCAG CCTATGTTTGCACAGATGCTGCAGGGTAACCCGCGCATGCTGACATCAGGAAACCATCCCCAGGCCTTAGTCTCTTCTTCCAACCCTCAATACCAACAAACAGATCAGCCTACTCCCCAAACCCTCTATG CTGCAGTCCAGTCCTACTCCCATCATGCAGCTCAGATGCACCCACAGCCATCCAGCACCCCTACCCAGAGCCAGCAGCAGTCTCAGCACGCCAATCCCAGCCCTGTGCAG AGCCTGTAtagtacaatatatatacagcagTACAGCCCCAATAGTATGGAAGATAGAAGAGAAGAAATGCCTTACTTGGAGAGTGAGGAGGAGTGTGTCCAT CACCAGGGTGGCCAGCCCCCTCATCTAGGTAGTGGGCAGCCCCAGCAAAATCTCTATCACACAGCAACTCTAACGGCAACCCCACCCTCTATGACCCCCGGACCCACCGCCCAGTCCCCGCAGAGCAGCTACACCCAGCAGGCCGTGTACGCCATCCACGCCCATCAACAGCTTCAGCATAGCTTCACAAACATGTCTCACGTGGCACAG GCTCACGTACAGTCTGGAATAACTGGACCCCCTTCCCACCCTGGTGGCCCTCACCAACAACACCCTGGTGGCCCTCACCAGGTCATGCTCTTACACCCCTCACAGACACATGCTGCTCCCCCACAGGGCGGCGTCCAACAGACAGGTGTGTCCACACCTTCTCCATACACCTATATATCACATCATCAAG ttcagtCCCATCCGTCCCAGCAGCTCCCATTCCACCCACCTGGCAATTGA
- the TUFM gene encoding elongation factor Tu, mitochondrial isoform X1 — translation MAGRVVLSACRSTVLSRVPAHGLRISQTWPSPAARFCPLLYRNYATDVKKTYTREKPHVNIGTIGHVDHGKTTLTAAITKILAEAGGARFKKYEEIDNAPEEKARGITINASHVEYTTANRHYGHTDCPGHADYVKNMITGTSQMDGCILVVAATDGQMPQTREHLLLSKQIGVQHMVVYINKADAVDDKEMLDLVELEIRELLTEFGYDGENTPVIIGSALCALENKNPELGLNSIMKLLDAVDSYIPIPTRELDKPYLLPVESVYSIPGRGTVVTGTLERGTIKKGDECEFVGRSKHIKSVVTGIEMFHKNLDRAEAGDNLGALVRGLKRDDVRRGMVMCKPGSIKPHQKVQAQVYILSKEEGGRHKPFVSNFLPVMFSLTWDMSVRITLPQGKELVMPGEDTGLMMTLRQPMVLEKGQRFTLRDGNKTIGTGIVTDILEMKKEDEEGWN, via the exons ATGGCGGGACGCGTGGTGCTGTCTGCATGCCGTTCTACCG TGCTCAGCAGGGTCCCGGCTCACGGCCTGCGCATTTCT cAGACATGGCCAAGCCCCGCGGCCCGCTTCTGCCCACTGCTGTACAGGAATTACGCCACGGATGTCAAAAAGACCTACACCCGGGAGAAACCACACGTCAATATCGGCACCATCGGGCACGTAGACCACGGCAAGACCACGCTCACTGCCGCTATTACCAAAA TCCTGGCAGAGGCAGGCGGGGCGAGGTTTAAGAAATATGAAGAAATTGACAACGCACCCGAAGAGAAGGCTCGCGGTATCACCATTAATGCTTCACACGTAGAGTACACCACAGCCAACCGCCACTACGGGCACACTGACTGTCCCGGGCATGCCGACTATGTCAAG AATATGATTACCGGGACATCCCAGATGGACGGCTGTATCCTGGTGGTGGCAGCCACAGACGGGCAGATGCCACAGACACGGGAACACTTGTTGCTGTCTAAACAG ATCGGGGTGCAGCACATGGTGGTTTACATTAACAAAGCAGACGCCGTCGATGACAAGGAGATGCTGGATCTGGTGGAGCTGGAGATCAGAGAGCTGCTGACAGAATTCGGATATGATGGAGAGAATACGCCTGTGATCATCGGCTCTGCGCTGTGTGCTCTGGAG AACAAGAATCCAGAGCTTGGGCTGAACTCCATTATGAAGCTCCTGGATGCCGTGGACAGTTACATTCCTATCCCTACACGAGAGTTGGATAAACCTTACCTGCTGCCGGTGGAGTCTGTCTATTCCATTCCAG GCCGAGGCACCGTGGTGACCGGAACTCTGGAACGGGGTACAATTAAGAAGGGAGATGAGTGTGAATTTGTCGGCCGCAGCAAACACATCAAATCCGTGGTAACAG gtaTTGAGATGTTCCACAAGAACCTGGACCGAGCAGAGGCCGGGGACAACCTTGGGGCTCTGGTCAGGGGGCTAAAGAGAGATGATGTGAGACGAGGAATGGTCATGTGCAAACCCGGTTCAATCAAACCTCACCAGAAGGTCCAGGCCCAG GTTTACATCCTCAGCAAAGAGGAAGGAGGACGTCACAAGCCTTTTGTCAGCAATTTCTTACCCGTCATGTTCTCGCTGACCTGGGACATGTCGGTCAGAATCACTCTACCCCAAGGAAAG GAATTGGTTATGCCAGGTGAGGACACCGGTCTAATGATGACCCTCCGGCAGCCTATGGTCCTGGAAAAGGGTCAGCGGTTTACCTTGAGAGACGGAAACAAGACTATCGGCACTGGAATTGTAACAGACATCCTGGAGATGAAAAAAGAAGACGAGGAGGGGTGGAATTAA
- the TUFM gene encoding elongation factor Tu, mitochondrial isoform X2, whose product MAGRVVLSACRSTVLSRVPAHGLRISTWPSPAARFCPLLYRNYATDVKKTYTREKPHVNIGTIGHVDHGKTTLTAAITKILAEAGGARFKKYEEIDNAPEEKARGITINASHVEYTTANRHYGHTDCPGHADYVKNMITGTSQMDGCILVVAATDGQMPQTREHLLLSKQIGVQHMVVYINKADAVDDKEMLDLVELEIRELLTEFGYDGENTPVIIGSALCALENKNPELGLNSIMKLLDAVDSYIPIPTRELDKPYLLPVESVYSIPGRGTVVTGTLERGTIKKGDECEFVGRSKHIKSVVTGIEMFHKNLDRAEAGDNLGALVRGLKRDDVRRGMVMCKPGSIKPHQKVQAQVYILSKEEGGRHKPFVSNFLPVMFSLTWDMSVRITLPQGKELVMPGEDTGLMMTLRQPMVLEKGQRFTLRDGNKTIGTGIVTDILEMKKEDEEGWN is encoded by the exons ATGGCGGGACGCGTGGTGCTGTCTGCATGCCGTTCTACCG TGCTCAGCAGGGTCCCGGCTCACGGCCTGCGCATTTCT ACATGGCCAAGCCCCGCGGCCCGCTTCTGCCCACTGCTGTACAGGAATTACGCCACGGATGTCAAAAAGACCTACACCCGGGAGAAACCACACGTCAATATCGGCACCATCGGGCACGTAGACCACGGCAAGACCACGCTCACTGCCGCTATTACCAAAA TCCTGGCAGAGGCAGGCGGGGCGAGGTTTAAGAAATATGAAGAAATTGACAACGCACCCGAAGAGAAGGCTCGCGGTATCACCATTAATGCTTCACACGTAGAGTACACCACAGCCAACCGCCACTACGGGCACACTGACTGTCCCGGGCATGCCGACTATGTCAAG AATATGATTACCGGGACATCCCAGATGGACGGCTGTATCCTGGTGGTGGCAGCCACAGACGGGCAGATGCCACAGACACGGGAACACTTGTTGCTGTCTAAACAG ATCGGGGTGCAGCACATGGTGGTTTACATTAACAAAGCAGACGCCGTCGATGACAAGGAGATGCTGGATCTGGTGGAGCTGGAGATCAGAGAGCTGCTGACAGAATTCGGATATGATGGAGAGAATACGCCTGTGATCATCGGCTCTGCGCTGTGTGCTCTGGAG AACAAGAATCCAGAGCTTGGGCTGAACTCCATTATGAAGCTCCTGGATGCCGTGGACAGTTACATTCCTATCCCTACACGAGAGTTGGATAAACCTTACCTGCTGCCGGTGGAGTCTGTCTATTCCATTCCAG GCCGAGGCACCGTGGTGACCGGAACTCTGGAACGGGGTACAATTAAGAAGGGAGATGAGTGTGAATTTGTCGGCCGCAGCAAACACATCAAATCCGTGGTAACAG gtaTTGAGATGTTCCACAAGAACCTGGACCGAGCAGAGGCCGGGGACAACCTTGGGGCTCTGGTCAGGGGGCTAAAGAGAGATGATGTGAGACGAGGAATGGTCATGTGCAAACCCGGTTCAATCAAACCTCACCAGAAGGTCCAGGCCCAG GTTTACATCCTCAGCAAAGAGGAAGGAGGACGTCACAAGCCTTTTGTCAGCAATTTCTTACCCGTCATGTTCTCGCTGACCTGGGACATGTCGGTCAGAATCACTCTACCCCAAGGAAAG GAATTGGTTATGCCAGGTGAGGACACCGGTCTAATGATGACCCTCCGGCAGCCTATGGTCCTGGAAAAGGGTCAGCGGTTTACCTTGAGAGACGGAAACAAGACTATCGGCACTGGAATTGTAACAGACATCCTGGAGATGAAAAAAGAAGACGAGGAGGGGTGGAATTAA